A window from Candidatus Nitrosotenuis uzonensis encodes these proteins:
- a CDS encoding 50S ribosomal protein L30, which translates to MAKAYLVVRMHGQINVPHWATNTLELLKLDKKFRATIVPAKDNTLGMLNRIKHYVSWQEADLNITKELFNKKARKSGYKKITDDDLVQLGFKSIDELASSITEGKTSMNRIKPIKPWFALSPPKKGFKRSTRKTYGEGGILGQNKELAELVRSMI; encoded by the coding sequence ATGGCAAAAGCATACCTTGTAGTCAGAATGCACGGGCAAATCAATGTCCCTCATTGGGCTACCAACACTTTGGAACTACTCAAATTAGACAAAAAATTCAGAGCTACAATAGTTCCTGCCAAAGATAACACACTTGGCATGCTTAATAGAATAAAGCATTATGTTTCATGGCAGGAAGCTGATCTGAATATTACAAAAGAATTGTTTAACAAAAAAGCAAGAAAATCAGGATATAAAAAAATAACAGACGATGATCTAGTGCAGCTAGGCTTCAAATCAATTGACGAACTTGCTTCTTCAATAACTGAAGGAAAAACATCTATGAATAGGATTAAACCGATCAAACCTTGGTTTGCCCTCTCTCCACCAAAAAAAGGATTCAAACGAAGTACAAGAAAGACTTACGGGGAAGGCGGAATCTTGGGACAAAATAAAGAACTTGCAGAGCTTGTAAGGAGCATGATCTAG
- a CDS encoding 30S ribosomal protein S5 has protein sequence MSQTSQQRPPREKRAPRREEEQPWVPRTELGKKVAAGVITSMDEIYANGLRIQEAGIIKKLLPDLRTEVIDVGMVQTMTPNGQRTKFKAMVAAGNENGYLGIGQGKSKQMRVAIEKATTNAYLNVSPVKLGCGSWECRCDQSHSVPFKVRGKGGSVVVEIVPAPRGLGLVAGGKIRNLLKLAGLKDAWTTAKGSTATMNSTSKAVLECLRQTFSQG, from the coding sequence ATGAGCCAAACATCACAGCAAAGACCACCACGAGAAAAACGTGCACCGCGAAGGGAAGAAGAACAGCCATGGGTTCCAAGAACAGAACTCGGCAAAAAAGTCGCAGCTGGAGTTATCACGTCAATGGACGAAATTTACGCTAATGGACTTAGAATTCAAGAAGCAGGGATCATCAAAAAACTTTTGCCAGATCTTAGAACAGAAGTAATTGATGTTGGAATGGTCCAGACCATGACACCAAACGGGCAGCGCACCAAATTCAAGGCAATGGTAGCTGCAGGAAATGAAAATGGCTACCTTGGAATCGGTCAAGGCAAATCAAAACAAATGAGAGTCGCAATCGAAAAAGCAACTACAAACGCATATCTTAACGTAAGTCCAGTAAAGCTGGGTTGTGGCAGCTGGGAATGCAGATGCGACCAATCCCACTCTGTGCCGTTCAAGGTGAGAGGAAAAGGAGGAAGCGTGGTCGTTGAAATCGTTCCTGCCCCAAGAGGCCTAGGACTTGTTGCAGGAGGAAAAATAAGAAATCTTCTCAAACTTGCAGGACTTAAGGATGCTTGGACAACGGCAAAAGGCTCAACTGCTACAATGAATTCAACATCAAAGGCTGTCTTAGAGTGCCTCAGACAGACATTCAGCCAAGGTTGA